The sequence below is a genomic window from Deltaproteobacteria bacterium.
CGAGTTGGACCGGCTCGTCCGGGACTGGGCGAAAACCCGCACCCGGCAGGAGCTGTGGGACGCCGTCCGCGACCTCGGCTACTTTGGCGCCCCCGTGCTGACCAAGGCCGAGGTTCTGGACGACCCCCACATCAAGGAGCGGAACGCCTTCATCGAGCGCGACCATCCCACCGCCGGCCCCACCACGTTGCTGGCGCCGTGGATCCACATGTCCCAAACGCCCGCGTCCATCCGCGACGACGCCCCGGCCATCGGGCAGCATACGGAAGAGGTGCTGGGAGGGCTGCTGGGGCTCACGGAGGCGGAACTGGCGGATCTGCGCAACACCGCCGTCATCCGTTAAGGCACAGGTAGGGGCGACCGGCGGTCGCCCTTGTTGGGCATCCACCGCAGCCGCCACCAACGGCACGGTCTCGGGATCAGTCTTCGGGCGTCTTGTCCGGGAACTCGCACAGGTCGACGATGACGCAGCGCGGGCACTCGGGCTTGCGCGCCTTGCAGACGTAGCGGCCGTGGAGGATGAGCCAGTGGTGGGCGTCCTTGCGGAACTCCGGGGGCGTGAGCCGGGTGAGGCGGGTCTCCACCTCCAATGGGTTCTTTCCATTTGCCATGCGCGTGCGGTTGGCCACGCGGAAGATGTGCGTGTCGACGGCGATGGTGGGCTCGCCGAAGGCAGTGTTCAGGATGACGTTGGCGGTTTTTCGGCCCACGCCGGGTAGCTTCTCCAGGGCCTCCCGGGTGGTGGGCACCTGGCTCCCGTGTTCCTCGATGAGGATCCTGCAGGTCTTGATGATGTTCTCGGCCTTGCTGTTGAACAGCCCGATGGTGCGGATGTAGCGCTTGAGCCGGGCGGTGCCGAGGCGAAGGATCTTCTCGGGGGTATTGGCCACCGGGTACAACTTGGCCGTGGCCTTGTTGACGCTCACGTCGGTGGCCTGGGCCGACAGCACCACGGCGACCAGCAGCTCGAACGGGTCGACCCAGTCCAGCTCGGTGGAGGGGCTGGGGTTGCTGGCCCGGAGACGGCTGTAGATGGCGGTCCGCTTTTGTTTGTTCATGCCACGGCCGGATCAGGGTATGTATTTCTCGTCCTGCAGGAAGAGCTCGCTGGGAATCTCGGTCCCCAGTCCCTTCTCCTTGCAGTGAGTATAGATGAGGTGGCTGACCGCGGTAAACTGCACGCCGTCTCCGCGCAGGACGAGCCCGGTGATCTGGCTGTCGGTCGCGCGGCCGGGGT
It includes:
- the nth gene encoding endonuclease III, producing MNKQKRTAIYSRLRASNPSPSTELDWVDPFELLVAVVLSAQATDVSVNKATAKLYPVANTPEKILRLGTARLKRYIRTIGLFNSKAENIIKTCRILIEEHGSQVPTTREALEKLPGVGRKTANVILNTAFGEPTIAVDTHIFRVANRTRMANGKNPLEVETRLTRLTPPEFRKDAHHWLILHGRYVCKARKPECPRCVIVDLCEFPDKTPED